From a region of the Helianthus annuus cultivar XRQ/B chromosome 5, HanXRQr2.0-SUNRISE, whole genome shotgun sequence genome:
- the LOC110942632 gene encoding uncharacterized protein LOC110942632 produces MTQQDSQPQPEPPPNDLKFKCQTLADDDDPPEITVLDYAPESFWLSKDAEFDWFDRNAFLNRNESIKGNSNPIVNPIITPSPSNTTASSLQISAFLKSNAAQKKTIYVDSKRRNCKLANILLFPKRSDSIGKEPVEPSSPKVSCLGRVRSKSCHRRRKLNRPAGEPEKPVRVQKTGFISCLRLLFGSGCYGGRKSNRLVTEVNGASEYSRRKNVTGDMFNGEPEVTIDRRF; encoded by the coding sequence CCAACGATCTCAAATTCAAGTGCCAGACACTCGCCGACGACGACGATCCTCCAGAAATCACCGTACTCGATTACGCACCGGAATCCTTCTGGCTCTCAAAAGACGCTGAATTCGACTGGTTCGATCGCAACGCCTTCTTAAACCGAAACGAATCAATCAAAGGAAACTCTAATCCGATCGTGAATCCGATCATAACTCCGAGTCCGTCGAACACAACTGCAAGTTCATTACAGATATCGGCGTTTTTGAAATCGAACGCAGCGCAGAAGAAGACGATTTACGTCGATTCGAAACGGAGAAACTGTAAACTTGCGAATATTTTGTTGTTTCCGAAACGATCGGATTCTATTGGTAAAGAGCCGGTTGAACCGTCGTCTCCGAAGGTGTCGTGTCTCGGTAGAGTTAGATCGAAGAGTTGTCATCGGCGCCGGAAGTTGAATAGACCGGCCGGTGAACCGGAAAAACCGGTTCGAGTGCAGAAAACCGGATTTATATCTTGTTTACGGTTGTTATTCGGATCTGGTTGTTATGGCGGTAGAAAAAGTAACAGATTAGTGACGGAAGTTAACGGAGCGTCGGAATATTCGAGAAGAAAGAATGTGACCGGTGATATGTTTAACGGGGAACCGGAAGTGACGATTGACCGCCGGTTTTAG